The genomic window AGTGGATGGGAGTAACAAATGAGTAGACTAGAAAAGTAGGTAGAAAGTGAGgttgtgaaaagctttaaatgccaaacacattttcataacttgatctctttcttcccttttgtaATAAAAACTTCTGATAATAAATCGAATAGCGCCACAGGCTTATGATGAGACAagacataataataaaaataattcctcctCTATTCTGGATATTCAGTCAACCTGATAATGGAATGAAAACTTCCCtaagaaagggtttaaaaggcAAATCGATTCGTCTTAGTCTCTCAAGTATTATAGCTAGTACCAAATATCCTGTCCTACAagcaatttttttcagaaaacaaatgtttcttCAAATTGGTGTCTCTTAGTTATCtatttctcatcattttccaGTTATGAATTGACTTCCCTTTAAACCATACTGGAAATGTTTAATTTTTCGGCTGAGCCAGAACAATCCTAGAATGGCTATTTTAGGagccagcaaacatttatatTGTCTTCCAAAAGAAGCAACTGGTCCTAGGAGTAAGGGGGTCTTGGTAGGGagagttttaaaaggaaatttctttGGATTTTCATGTTAGGAATAAAGTGCACTTTATGCTCCTAACTCATTTCTATCCAGGCACAATAttgataaggggaaaaaaaatcacaaaagcaaAGTCTCTAAGAAGGCTATAAAGTCAGTTATACCTGACTTGCTTGGGATGGTGGAGGGGAGGTTACATTATTCCACACCATTTGgatattttattgtcattttccaGAAAACCACCTATTCATGCATTCCTCCCCTGAATTACTGATCAGTGACTATAGGTAGAGGCTGGGTGATACACCatgcttaattttttatttgacttcttATATGATTGAATGAGATATTTGCATTTTCAGATTGTCATAGATCATAGAATTATAACTGTAGGGATCTAATAAGCTACTGAGTTCAAACTTCTCATGTTGataaacaagaaaactgaggGCCAAAGAAGTTAATGGCTTGCCTGAACACATACGATTCATGATTAAAATACTAATTcgctaactccaaatccagcacactttccattgtaccattgTTCTGAGAGTAGacagaaaactaaagcaagtctATTTTGTCTATGTTTCCTCTATCTTGCCCCTGTCTCTGTTGCTAATTGCAAATTCTGCCTTTCTCTAAACTTCCTTTCTGCTGAAACAGCAAGGATCCAAAAGAGTCCACTCTCTTAGGGCAAAGTTACCCCAAAAAAGCCCAAAGAAGACCCTTTCCTAGTCCTAGCCCCCCCCCAAGAAGACCTGTGCAATCAATAGTTGATAGTTGtgcagtcatatctaactctccATGACTAtataggggttttcttggcagagatacaagaatggtttttcatttctttctccaaattcaGAGGTATGCCTTACCCAATTCACCTCCAGCCTAAATTGAAACCCATATAAGCTTTTCCCTTTTGTACTTTCAGGGAACCTCCCTTTCCATTCCTTGTCCAGCCCCAACCATGTGAATGAGACTgtttatctgaaaaaataaacCCTGGTTGGTTCCTAAATCttggggtttggttttgttgCTGGCTCTGGTTTGTTCTGACACTGACAGTTTTACCTacatatcaaaggaaataattcctCCTTATAGAATGTAGGACAATCaataagatggagaaaataatttgagAGTAAAAAGTTCTTCCTGAGAAAACTtcagttaacaaaaaaaaaagaaacaagcaaacaaacaaactttaggctcttgaattcaaatcatgaAAACATTCTTCTCACGGTTTTCCTTAAGGAAAGTTGAACATCTTTATTCCTCAGATTATAAATGAGGGGGTTTAGCATGGGTCCAACATTTGTGTAAAAGACTGAAGATACTTTGCCCTGGTCTGCTGATCCTGACGAAGATGGCTTAAGATACATAAATGAACCTGACCCAAAGAAAAGAGCCACAGCAATTAGGTGGGAGCTGCAGGTGCTGAAGGCTTTGGATCTGCCTTCAGTGGAGCTCATGCTCAGGATACTGGACAGGATGAGAGCATAAGAGGTGAAGATGGTGACACTAGGTACTATGATGTTAATGCCCACAACAATGAAAACCACCAGCTCATTGACATAGGTACTGGTGCAGGAGAGCTGGAGGAGGGGCAgtatatcacacatataatggTTGATGATGTTGGTATCACAGAAGGACAATCTCAGCATGCATCCAGTGTGGGCCATTGCACCAGCAAAACCCATTACATAAGCCCCACCCAATAGCCATGAACAGACCTGATGGGACATAGTGACATGATACAACAATGGATTACAGATGGCAACATAACGATCATAAGCCATTATTGTCAACATACAGCAttcagaaataacaaaaaaaaaaaaaacagaagaaagagagCTGAGCCATACATCCTGAATAGGAGATGATGTTTTCCTTTGAGACAAAATTCATCAGCATTTTAGGggaaaagacagaagaatagcaGAAATCTATGAAAGACAAGTTGAAAAGGAAATAGTACATAGGAGTGTGAAGCTGAGAATTCATACTGATTAAAGTGATCAATCCCAGGTTCCCTACTATAGTGATCACATAGATCCCTAGAAATAGGAGGAATAGGGGGAACTGGAGCTCTGGTTGATTTGTTAAGCCTGCAAGGATGAACTCAGTCACTGAAGAGTCATTTTCCAAATCCATTCTCTCTTGAGAGACCTAAGAGGAAAGGACAGAAGTCACATTGGAAGTAAACCGATCTCAACACACACTCTTCCTCAGTTATTGATGAGATAAAGTAAAGCACAGTTAGAAAATGGAGTTTAATTGGTGTGAGAATCAAGAGAACCAGATTCTAACTGATGAACACTCCCTCTTGTGCTATATGTATTCTCCTCTATATTGttgtttttctgttatttttgcaTGGGGAAAATTAGATAGTATAAGCCATCTATTATTTCATAAATGCAGGTGAAtgcaatcaatcaacatttttcattttatgaataaaagaCCTTAAAACCTATTTGTTTCCCTCCCAACTTTCCCCCTCCTAACTTGGAAAGTCCCAAATCTTCCCTTCAATTAGAAATTTGATTGTCTGATTTTGTATCCCTATTTGTATTGtggttatttgttttttttataattggTTCTATTTGATAAGTTcttttttaagtataaaaatcaatttcattCTCTATTCAAGGATTTGGGACTAACTAGAGAGTCCATTGATGCATTTATTATGACTGCAGTCACTAATTTACTTTTGCTCAGATTGTTGcctcagttattttttttaaatccttaccttccatcttagaatcaatactgtgtcttgtatgttttgtatgaagagtagtaagggctaagcaatggaggttaagtgacttgaccagagtcacacaggaagtatgatcagatttgaaaccaggacctcctatctctaaaccTGGATCTCAATCCTAGTCACCTAGCTGTGCCCCCTCCAATTATTATTAATTCACTACCACATTATGAAAATAGAGCTATGGAGGAGATGAATGAACCATTTACTCCTTAGATAACTTCCAAGAccaaggaaagggaaatggagggTTTTACTTTACTTCCTATGCTATTAACAATTAGTTGAATGAGaatcattctatttttaaaatggtcACTGTCATCTTGGAGATCTGCAGATACAGAGAATCTGATAAAACTAACCATAGAAAAATGCATTTCTTACTGGAACAACCCTGAACCTTAGTCATTTCCATTATTCTAAGGCTTGCacatttctctcatttcctttctgcCAGGGAATGTCTCTGATTAGCCGCATACTCTAAGCAGGCTTATAAAGCTACAGTAGCATACTGTGTACCCTACAAAGCTGAAGCCACATCCCTCCCAAGAAGTCTTCCTTAATATACTgataaattcattttcctttcagtCTGGTTGCTCATTTTTGACCCTAGTCCTTAAGAGCTCATAGTAAGTGAGATTTTTCTGGGTTCTCAAGGACCCTAGGCTGGGAAACTTACACAACTTTTTGGTGAGATTAATAGGATAACTGAAACTCACCATAAAAGTGGCCGTATTCACCACCACCTAAGTCAGCTAGAGAGAATCAAAGGTAAGATTTATCCAATTAGCCTCCTTCACGAGAGACCAGTAATAGTCATTTTCCCTTTGAATTTGCCTACAAGAAGGCAAACTGAAGCCAAGGTTGCCTCTTGCTGGTTTATAATTCAAACTATCTCTTTTGAAAACGCATACTCAAGAGTGCTGCACAGTCTCTGCCCGCAGCCCTGTGGACCCCAAGGGCTATGACTGAGCATCTGGAGATCTGCAAGCCCCCAAATGACTCGACCCATTCCCGGCTGCTCTTTGTCCAGGAGGGCAGCAGCTCCATCTCATTCTACATTCGAACACACCCCGACCGGACCCTACCAAGCAGTGACTGTCCTCGCTCAAACAGCAAAGTGGAGGCAGCCTGTGCCTGGTGCCGGAGCCCGAGGCTGTGCTGGTGGCGCAGCCCGGGGAGCCACAGGTCAAGGCTGAGACCTCAGGGGACTTAATTTCCACCCAGTGCATCACTGACAGTGTGGATGGCAATGAGAGGCTGGAGCTGGAGGACTATGGTCTGGGCCGTAGGGAGTCCGAGAGCCCAGAGCCGGCCCCTGGGGAGCCTGGGGATGCCTTCACAGAGACCAAAGACCTGGCCATCTTCTGatatgtgaaagacaactcctgCTCCCCCTGCGGCAGATTGGCACTACCCTGTGGAAGGTCCAGGAGAAGGCTTCTCTCACCCAACATTCCTGGTAGACCACGAAGGATGGCTATGTGAAACACTTGAAAGGGCTGGAGTATAAGCACCTGGAGGGGGAAGAGCGGGCCAGCGGGGGCAGAACCTGCAAAGGGGgaaccacaaaagaaaaaatctcctGATCTACCTGAGGAAGATAGTCCAGAGGAGCAAGTGCGGGAGTGTGAAACAGCAGAGGAGGATGTTTGATGCTCCCCAGACCAGGAGAATTAAGAAGAATGAGGTTCATGATCAGACCCCAG from Monodelphis domestica isolate mMonDom1 chromosome 4, mMonDom1.pri, whole genome shotgun sequence includes these protein-coding regions:
- the LOC100017458 gene encoding LOW QUALITY PROTEIN: olfactory receptor 8B3-like (The sequence of the model RefSeq protein was modified relative to this genomic sequence to represent the inferred CDS: deleted 1 base in 1 codon), whose product is MDLENDSSVTEFILAGLTNQPELQFPLFLLFLGIYVITIVGNLGLITLISMNSQLHTPMYYFLFNLSFIDFCYSSVFSPKMLMNFVSKENIISYSGCMAQLSFFCFFFFVISECCMLTIMAYDRYVAICNPLLYHVTMSHQVCSWLLGGAYVMGFAGAMAHTGCMLRLSFCDTNIINHYMCDILPLLQLSCTSTYVNELVVFIVVGINIIVPSVTIFTSYALILSSILSMSSTEGRSKAFSTCSSHLIAVALFFGSGSFMYLKPSSSGSADQGKVSSVFYTNVGPMLNPLIYNLRNKDVQLSLRKTVRRMFS